The Pseudomonadota bacterium genome contains a region encoding:
- a CDS encoding P-II family nitrogen regulator produces the protein MKKIEAIIRPAKVGDVYAALEKVGCPGLMFSEIEGQGKQKGIEQDFRGKKYKTALLTKAKLEIVANDEDVDKIAKAICEAATTEKAGDGRIFIYDITDTVRISNKAWEKTIG, from the coding sequence ATGAAAAAGATCGAAGCCATAATACGTCCCGCTAAAGTAGGCGATGTATACGCTGCTTTAGAAAAGGTCGGCTGTCCGGGTCTTATGTTTAGTGAAATAGAAGGCCAGGGAAAACAAAAGGGTATTGAACAGGATTTTCGCGGAAAAAAATATAAAACCGCATTGCTGACCAAAGCGAAGCTTGAAATTGTGGCCAATGATGAAGATGTGGACAAGATAGCCAAGGCCATATGTGAGGCTGCTACAACTGAAAAAGCAGGAGACGGCAGAATTTTCATTTACGACATTACTGACACTGTGCGTATCAGCAATAAAGCATGGGAAAAGACCATCGGATAA